CCCTTGCGATAGGGGATCATCAGCGCTCGCGGATAGGCGGCACGGCGCGACATCACGATGAGCGCCAGGATGGAGAGCGCATAGGGCAGCATCAGGAAGATCTGATAGGGCACGAAGGCGCCGGCGAGCTGCTGCAGGCGCAGCTGATAGGCGTCGAAGGCGGCGAAGAGCACAGCGCCCAGAAGCGCCTTGCCCGGCCGCCAGGAGCCGAAGACGACCAGCGCGATGGCGATCCAGCCGCGCCCATTGACCATCTCGAAATAGAAGGAGTTGAAAGCCGACAGCGTCAGGAAGGCGCCGCCGATGCCCATCAGCGCGCTTCCCGCCACCACCGCGAGCATGCGCACGCGCGTCACATCGATGCCTTGCGCCTCGACGGCCGCCGGGTTCTCGCCTGCAGTGCGTACCGCAAGCCCCGCCGGCGTGCGGTAGAGGAACCAGCCGACGAGCCCCGCCGCGATGAAGGCGAGATAGGTGAGAGGCGTCTGCCGGAACAAGGCCTCACCGAAAAAGGGAATGTCGGACAGGATGGGCACCGGCCAGGGCTGGAAAGGCTCGATCTTGGGCGGCGAGGTCACTTCCGGGAAAGCGAGCCTGTAGATGTAATAAGTGAGGCTCGCGGCGAAGAGGGTGATGCCGATGCCGGTCACGTGCTGCGATAGGCCGAGTGGCACCACCAGGACCGCATGTAAGAGGCCGAAAGCCGCACCCGCCAGCGCCGCCACCAGGACGCCGAGCCACAGATCGCCGCCCTGATAGACGGTGAACCAGCCGGCGAAAGCGCCGACCGTCATTATGCCTTCGATGCCGAGATTGAGAACGCCGGCGCGTTCCGAAATGAGCTCGCCCAAAGTCGCGAAGATCAAAGGCGAGGCGATGCGGATGGCGGCGGCCCACAGGCTGGCGGAAAACAGGAGTTCGAGCGCGTCCATGAGCGGGCCTATTTCCAGCGCAGCCGATAGCGGGTGAACATCACGGCCGTGACCATGGCGAGCAGGGCCGACGCCACCATCACCTGGGCGATGTAGCTCGGCACCTGCGCCGAGCGACTCATCGCATCGGCGCCGACGAAGATGCCGGCGACGAAGATCGCCGCGGCGACGACGCCCAGCGGATGAAGCAGCGCCAGCATGGCGACGACGATGCCGGCGTAACCGAAGCCGGGGGAGAGATCGAGGGTGAGATTGCCCTTGAGGCCGGCGACTTCGGACAGGCCGGCAAGTCCCGCCAGCCCGCCGGAGAGAAGCGCCGTCTTCAGCATCACCCGGTCGACCTTCATGCCGGCGAAGCGCGCCGCGCGTGGATTGAAGCCGACCGCCTTCATCTCATAGCCGAGCGCGGTGCGGGTGTTGATGATCCAGACGGTAACCGCGGCGATGAGCGCCAGGAGGAAGCCGAAATGCAGCCTTTTGCCCTGGATGAGCTTCGGCAGCTGCGCCTCGACGATGACTTTCTTGGTCTGCGGCCAGCCCATGCCCATCGGGTCTTTCAGCGGGCCTTCGAGCAGCAGGCTCACGAACAGAATGACGATGAAATTGAGGAGCAGCGTCGTCACCACTTCATCGACGCCGAAGCGCACCTTGAGGAAGGTCGGGCCCAGCAAGGTAAGGGCGCCGGCGAGGGCTGCCACGATGAGCAGGATCGGGATCAGGATCGGCGCCGGCAGCGGCAGGAGGCCGGTGCCGAAGACGACGGTGGCGACGGCGCCCATATAGAGCTGCGCCTCGGCGCCGATATTCCACAGCTTCGCCCGGAAGGCGACCGCCGCCGCGAGCCCGGTGAAGATCAAGGGCGTGGCGCGGGTCAGCGTCTCGAACAGCGCGAACTGCGAACCGGCCGCGCCCTTGACGACGAGGCCGAAGACCGAGAAGGGATTGGCGCCGCTCAAGGAGACGAGGAAGCCCGCGAAGACGAGCACGACGAGGATCGCCAGCGCCGGATAGGTGATGGTGACGAGGAGCGAGGGCGCCTCGCGCGGTTCAAGCCGCATGGGCATCTCCCTTGTCGAAGCCATGGCCCGCCATCATCAATCCGAGCTCCTGGATCGTCACTTTGCTGCGCGGCAAAGGCTCGGATATGCGGCCGCGATAGATGACGGCGACGCGGTCCGACAACGCCAGGATCTCGTCGAGATCGTCCGAGATGAGCAGCACCGAGGCGCCTTCCTTGCGCGCCTCGATCAGGCGCTGATACACGTAAGCGACGGCACCGATGTCCAATCCGCGCGCCGGCTGGGCGGCGAGGATGAAGCGTGGCTCGAGCGATAAAGTGCGCCCCAATATGAGCTTCTGCATATTGCCGCCGGAAAGCAGTCGTACCCGGGTCGCCGGCGAAGGGCATTTCACGTCGAAGCCTGTGATAATTTCCTTTGCGAAGCCTTCGGCTGCCCGCCAGTCGAGGAAGCCGTGTTTGTTGAATCGCGGCTCGCGATAGATTTCGGCGATGACATTTTCCGTCACCGACATGTCGGCGACGAGGCCTTCGGCATGCCGGTCCTCCGGAATCCGGGCGATGCGTTTCTTCGTCACGAGATCGGGCGTCCAGTGCGCCGCGTCCTCGCCGAAGATGCGAAACACGCCGCTCTGCGGATGGGTGAGGCCGCTCAACAGATTGGCGAGCCCCGTCTGGCCGTTGCCGGAGACGCCGGCCAGTCCCAGGATCTCACCGCCATGGAGCGTGAGATCGGCTCGGTCGAGTCCGTCTGCGGTCGAAACGGAATTTATTGCGACATGGAGGTCGCCCCGGGGCTGCGGCTCGATCCGCGGTTCGGCGATCGGCCGCCCCACCATGAGCTCAGCGAGCTCGTGGCGCGTCGTGTCGCGCGTGTCGCGCTCGGCGACCAGCTTGCCGGCGCGCAGCACGAAGATGCGGCCCGAGACGCTTAGGACTTCATGCAGCTTGTGCGAGATGAAGATGATGGACAAGCCCTGCGCCGTCAGCTTCTTGAGCGTGGCGAAGAGGCTCTGGCTTTCCTGCGGGGTGAGCACCGCGGTCGGCTCGTCGAGAATGAGGATGCGCGCCTCGCGATAGAGCACCTTCAGGATCTCGACCCGCTGGCGCTCGCCGACCGAGAGTTCGCCCACCGTCTTGTCGGGCGCGACGGCGAGGCCGAAATCCTGAGCGAGCTCGGTGAGGCGCTGCCGCGCTTCGGTCTTGCGCGAGGAGAGCCGCCAGAGCTTCTCGGTGCCGAGCATGATATTGTCGAGCACGGTCAGATTGTCGGCGAGGGTGAAATGCTGATGCACCATGCCGATGCCGGCTGCGATCGCCGCATGAGGCTGGCCCGGCGGCAAGGGCTTGCCGAAAACGCTGATCGATCCCTCATCGGCGACATAATGACCGAACAGGATATTCATCAGCGTCGTCTTGCCGGCGCCGTTTTCACCGAGCAGGGCGACGATCTCGCCCTGCTTCACATCGAAGGAGATCGCGTCATTGGCGAGAAGCGCCCCGAAGCGCTTGCTGATCCGGTCGAGGCGGAGGACGGTATCGGCGGTCATGGCTTACCCTCGCCCTGCGAGCGCAGCGAAGCGGGGAGAGGGAAGGGCCCGCCGCGCAGCGGCGGGAAGGGTGAGGGGCAATGAGCGAATGCATCTTGTGCTTCAATTACCCTGTGATTGTACG
This genomic stretch from Nordella sp. HKS 07 harbors:
- a CDS encoding ABC transporter permease, which produces MDALELLFSASLWAAAIRIASPLIFATLGELISERAGVLNLGIEGIMTVGAFAGWFTVYQGGDLWLGVLVAALAGAAFGLLHAVLVVPLGLSQHVTGIGITLFAASLTYYIYRLAFPEVTSPPKIEPFQPWPVPILSDIPFFGEALFRQTPLTYLAFIAAGLVGWFLYRTPAGLAVRTAGENPAAVEAQGIDVTRVRMLAVVAGSALMGIGGAFLTLSAFNSFYFEMVNGRGWIAIALVVFGSWRPGKALLGAVLFAAFDAYQLRLQQLAGAFVPYQIFLMLPYALSILALIVMSRRAAYPRALMIPYRKGER
- a CDS encoding ABC transporter permease codes for the protein MRLEPREAPSLLVTITYPALAILVVLVFAGFLVSLSGANPFSVFGLVVKGAAGSQFALFETLTRATPLIFTGLAAAVAFRAKLWNIGAEAQLYMGAVATVVFGTGLLPLPAPILIPILLIVAALAGALTLLGPTFLKVRFGVDEVVTTLLLNFIVILFVSLLLEGPLKDPMGMGWPQTKKVIVEAQLPKLIQGKRLHFGFLLALIAAVTVWIINTRTALGYEMKAVGFNPRAARFAGMKVDRVMLKTALLSGGLAGLAGLSEVAGLKGNLTLDLSPGFGYAGIVVAMLALLHPLGVVAAAIFVAGIFVGADAMSRSAQVPSYIAQVMVASALLAMVTAVMFTRYRLRWK
- a CDS encoding ABC transporter ATP-binding protein → MTADTVLRLDRISKRFGALLANDAISFDVKQGEIVALLGENGAGKTTLMNILFGHYVADEGSISVFGKPLPPGQPHAAIAAGIGMVHQHFTLADNLTVLDNIMLGTEKLWRLSSRKTEARQRLTELAQDFGLAVAPDKTVGELSVGERQRVEILKVLYREARILILDEPTAVLTPQESQSLFATLKKLTAQGLSIIFISHKLHEVLSVSGRIFVLRAGKLVAERDTRDTTRHELAELMVGRPIAEPRIEPQPRGDLHVAINSVSTADGLDRADLTLHGGEILGLAGVSGNGQTGLANLLSGLTHPQSGVFRIFGEDAAHWTPDLVTKKRIARIPEDRHAEGLVADMSVTENVIAEIYREPRFNKHGFLDWRAAEGFAKEIITGFDVKCPSPATRVRLLSGGNMQKLILGRTLSLEPRFILAAQPARGLDIGAVAYVYQRLIEARKEGASVLLISDDLDEILALSDRVAVIYRGRISEPLPRSKVTIQELGLMMAGHGFDKGDAHAA